In the Alphaproteobacteria bacterium genome, one interval contains:
- the thpR gene encoding RNA 2',3'-cyclic phosphodiesterase translates to MGEHRRLFLGIPLPEDVSTKISLQIGHFLGKVIPFQNWHITLHFLGNVEEARCPLVDEALQSLDLGVSFPLIFDHVGAFPSSKRARTLILGTKESPQMNALVQTTGNALTSLGFILEARPHVPHVTVRRFHPPKNVTDVLKTHLFEEVNMTVDHLILFESMLNQGPVHYERLNVYKFGAY, encoded by the coding sequence ATGGGGGAACATCGTCGCCTTTTTTTGGGAATCCCTCTTCCAGAAGATGTTTCGACCAAAATATCGCTGCAGATAGGGCATTTCTTAGGGAAGGTGATCCCTTTTCAAAATTGGCATATAACATTACATTTTTTAGGAAATGTTGAGGAGGCAAGATGTCCTCTTGTGGATGAAGCGCTTCAATCCCTTGATTTGGGGGTTTCCTTTCCCTTAATCTTTGATCACGTCGGTGCCTTTCCGAGCTCCAAAAGAGCTCGTACGCTTATCCTTGGGACGAAGGAATCCCCTCAAATGAATGCCCTTGTTCAAACAACCGGCAACGCTTTAACTTCTCTGGGGTTCATCCTTGAGGCGCGTCCCCACGTGCCCCATGTAACGGTTCGTCGGTTTCATCCACCGAAGAATGTAACGGATGTCCTGAAAACGCATCTCTTCGAGGAGGTTAATATGACAGTCGATCACCTTATTTTATTTGAAAGCATGTTGAATCAAGGTCCCGTTCATTACGAGAGGCTTAATGTCTATAAGTTCGGAGCCTATTAA
- a CDS encoding TylF/MycF family methyltransferase, which translates to MSIFLKIMVVTFVVAQVHAQEVIPYDWSRVLEVPPGAGINEGSQVLHFKCKNKHYTASPEATQFVQINLLKAQKLQSDAEVILAASKAVTIPNGVYLELGVCTGKTINFIAALNPHHTIYGFDSFEGLPEDWVRSDKTFKKGTFAFKKGVYLPPVLHNVRLYKGWFKDVLPKFKADALVNRPIAFMHIDSDIYSSAKTVFDSLGDNIVPGTVILFDELYNYPGSEQHEWKALKEFLEAKKLGVEFIAYNENHEQVAVKIIAKT; encoded by the coding sequence ATGAGTATCTTTTTAAAAATAATGGTGGTGACGTTTGTTGTGGCCCAGGTTCATGCCCAAGAAGTGATTCCGTATGATTGGAGTCGGGTGTTGGAAGTTCCCCCCGGTGCTGGAATTAATGAAGGTTCACAAGTTCTTCACTTCAAATGCAAGAACAAACACTACACCGCGAGCCCTGAAGCAACCCAGTTTGTTCAGATAAATCTTCTCAAAGCTCAAAAGTTACAATCCGATGCGGAAGTGATTTTGGCAGCTTCAAAAGCAGTGACCATACCGAATGGTGTTTATTTAGAATTGGGCGTTTGTACAGGCAAAACCATCAATTTTATCGCGGCTTTAAATCCTCATCATACGATCTATGGCTTCGATTCTTTTGAAGGGCTTCCTGAAGACTGGGTAAGAAGTGACAAGACTTTTAAAAAGGGAACCTTTGCTTTTAAAAAGGGCGTTTATCTTCCTCCTGTTCTCCACAATGTTCGTCTCTACAAGGGGTGGTTTAAGGATGTTTTGCCAAAATTCAAAGCAGATGCTCTTGTCAATAGACCCATTGCATTTATGCATATTGATAGTGATATCTATAGCTCGGCTAAAACCGTCTTTGACAGTCTCGGGGATAACATCGTTCCGGGTACGGTTATTCTCTTTGATGAGCTTTATAATTACCCGGGCTCAGAGCAACACGAATGGAAGGCTCTTAAGGAGTTTTTGGAAGCGAAGAAGTTAGGGGTTGAGTTTATTGCTTACAACGAAAACCACGAGCAAGTGGCTGTGAAGATTATCGCCAAGACATAA